One genomic window of Mogibacterium diversum includes the following:
- a CDS encoding LCP family protein — protein sequence MSYARNYRKSKFNTFTKIWSLLYLIALLVFVSSMLVLDVVPSKLLLGAFVVLLIISAVFFVQLFRDNIKRSRKVTAFILSLILMVVYTVGTAYAVATHEFLGQVTAKKKAEDAVDVTSKPFNIYISGMDTTGKITEEARSDVNMIITVNPKTHKVLMTSIPRDYLVELQNGEKDKLTHTGLMGIDETTSDVEDLLGIKINYYVKVNYNTLKDLVNSIGGITINSDKAFISYIGKYRFVEGENQLDGAKALAYARERHAYSDGDNHRVRNQQEVLKAIVKKLTGSTTLLTRYNKILKYLAPTMEMNLTRAEVKALVKFQLGKNPKWKFESNSLEGFDAFSTVYSAGNQQLYVMKPDEESIKKARQKIKEIEHPKSKSKSKSKNKNNSDNDVESESSEDDNL from the coding sequence ATGAGTTATGCAAGAAACTATCGAAAAAGCAAATTCAATACGTTTACTAAAATATGGTCTTTGCTTTATCTAATAGCACTGCTGGTGTTCGTATCATCTATGCTGGTGTTAGACGTAGTCCCTTCCAAGCTACTGCTTGGAGCATTTGTCGTACTTCTGATAATAAGTGCAGTATTCTTCGTGCAGCTATTCAGAGATAATATAAAAAGATCCAGAAAGGTTACAGCATTTATATTGAGCTTGATCTTAATGGTGGTTTACACTGTTGGAACGGCATATGCGGTTGCTACACATGAGTTTTTAGGGCAGGTTACTGCAAAGAAGAAGGCAGAGGATGCCGTAGATGTGACGAGCAAGCCATTCAACATTTACATTAGTGGAATGGATACAACTGGAAAGATTACAGAAGAAGCTCGTAGCGATGTTAATATGATTATTACGGTAAATCCTAAGACTCACAAGGTTCTCATGACTTCAATCCCAAGAGATTATCTTGTTGAACTACAAAATGGTGAGAAGGATAAGCTCACCCATACAGGCCTTATGGGTATAGATGAGACCACTTCGGATGTGGAAGATTTACTTGGTATTAAGATAAATTACTACGTAAAGGTTAACTACAATACGCTTAAGGATCTCGTAAATTCTATCGGAGGAATCACTATCAACTCTGATAAAGCGTTTATATCGTATATCGGGAAATACCGCTTTGTAGAGGGTGAGAATCAGCTTGATGGTGCTAAGGCACTAGCATATGCGAGAGAGAGACACGCATACAGCGATGGTGATAATCATCGAGTTCGTAATCAGCAGGAAGTTCTCAAGGCCATCGTGAAAAAGCTTACAGGATCGACGACACTGCTTACTAGATATAACAAAATTCTTAAGTATCTGGCCCCAACGATGGAGATGAACCTGACTAGAGCGGAAGTTAAGGCTCTTGTGAAGTTCCAGCTAGGAAAGAATCCGAAGTGGAAGTTTGAATCAAATTCATTAGAAGGATTCGATGCATTTTCGACTGTGTATTCGGCAGGAAATCAGCAGCTATATGTTATGAAGCCTGATGAAGAAAGCATTAAGAAGGCTCGTCAGAAGATTAAAGAGATCGAGCATCCAAAGTCGAAATCGAAATCAAAATCAAAGAACAAGAACAATAGCGATAACGATGTTGAGAGTGAGAGCAGCGAAGATGACAACCTATAA